One stretch of Candidatus Nitrosotenuis cloacae DNA includes these proteins:
- a CDS encoding DNA-3-methyladenine glycosylase translates to MDRLDRGFYLQDTVKVARQLLGKTLVRKIGKTTISGIITETEAYRQSDDPASHAHHTITPRNQAMFGKVGCAYVYFTYGMYHCMNVVARNKNYSAGAVLIRAIKPQDGIDIMMKNRKSKDLANLANGPAKLAIALDITKKQYGEDLIESDSLYITEGIKVSKIRSAPRIGIKVGLDKKWNFSV, encoded by the coding sequence ATGGATAGACTAGACAGAGGGTTTTATTTGCAGGATACAGTCAAGGTTGCGCGCCAATTACTGGGAAAGACACTAGTGCGGAAAATAGGTAAAACCACCATATCTGGAATAATTACGGAAACTGAGGCATACAGACAATCAGATGATCCTGCAAGCCATGCACACCATACAATCACTCCAAGAAACCAGGCAATGTTTGGAAAGGTTGGCTGTGCCTATGTGTATTTCACATATGGAATGTATCACTGCATGAATGTTGTTGCAAGAAACAAAAACTATTCTGCTGGTGCGGTTTTGATTCGAGCGATTAAACCCCAAGACGGCATCGATATAATGATGAAAAACAGGAAAAGCAAAGACCTGGCAAATCTGGCAAATGGTCCTGCAAAACTTGCCATTGCGCTAGACATAACAAAAAAACAATACGGTGAGGACTTGATAGAATCTGATTCCCTATACATCACAGAGGGAATCAAAGTATCAAAGATACGCTCAGCCCCAAGAATTGGAATCAAAGTGGGGCTGGACAAAAAATGGAATTTCAGTGTCTAG
- a CDS encoding response regulator translates to MARVMIADDSDAIRLVLQDILGIGGHEIVAEAQNGAEAVEMFSQVNPDVLLLDLAMPKKDGLTVVKEVIGKHPNAKIILITASDNQNVINECLQYGAKSFISKPFDFDYVLKLINDVTK, encoded by the coding sequence ATGGCACGAGTGATGATAGCAGATGATTCAGATGCAATCCGATTGGTACTACAAGACATACTTGGTATTGGAGGGCATGAAATCGTTGCCGAGGCACAAAACGGAGCAGAAGCAGTTGAAATGTTCTCACAGGTAAACCCAGATGTTCTGTTGTTGGATCTTGCAATGCCAAAAAAGGATGGACTAACGGTAGTCAAAGAAGTGATTGGAAAGCACCCAAATGCAAAAATCATCCTAATCACCGCAAGCGATAATCAAAATGTAATAAATGAGTGTCTTCAATATGGTGCAAAATCATTCATCTCAAAGCCGTTTGACTTTGATTATGTCTTGAAATTAATCAACGATGTTACAAAATAA
- a CDS encoding sensor histidine kinase: protein MKIISKTYLLVGVLIGVAFFNLFVLYNTQISTTNESYSIIRAGDLKTKVETIAGLAGSIANGKETDRPQLEKEISEFDAVLSTLKNGGTIRGQVVAAIPNSVLSDYENVNKIWSSYRTDALEIQTTSIYNKDVVNAVNYVLEKNTELILTADALTRDLEILSRDYNRHQEIALELRETAKTIGQNALLVSLGQEDEAKQSLHKSRTTFDAGMRKLLQLPLDGLDLSGTNIKPENLVPIPRENSQSLDELDLLWEAVGLRVKTIETKSLYSNELDNPVSRINSQRQSLIDSIDVMLDMWNTDRLEQRDQGQIITLVVIGVDIAIFVIVLYTIRRSLSPLQKITGALSRVREGTYGEKIEYSAKDEIGELASSFNTMSETIHLKEEEAKKMDTAKDEFLAMITHELKTPLVPIRGYADILLSGHLGDMTEKQKERVSIIKSSAASLLQLISDLLDVQKLELGQLKMKKEDTDIRDTVTKSIQTLQPQAEEEKISIINEIGTSIIPHDSDRIIQVLTNLIKNSLKAVKPETGIIRLSSEETRDELKISVSDNGSGIPYERQDKLFTKFYQADASLTREKGGSGLGLSICKGIIEAHGGKISLLSAPNSGTTVTFSLPLGHKTAV from the coding sequence ATGAAGATTATCAGCAAGACGTACCTTCTTGTCGGGGTTTTGATAGGAGTTGCGTTCTTTAATCTCTTTGTTCTGTATAACACCCAGATATCAACTACAAACGAGTCATATTCCATTATTCGCGCGGGAGACCTCAAGACCAAAGTAGAGACAATCGCAGGCCTTGCAGGATCAATTGCAAATGGAAAGGAGACGGACAGGCCTCAGCTAGAAAAAGAGATCAGTGAATTCGATGCCGTGTTGTCTACGCTGAAAAATGGCGGTACAATTCGAGGACAAGTAGTAGCTGCAATACCAAACAGTGTACTATCAGACTATGAGAATGTGAACAAAATCTGGAGTTCATACAGAACGGATGCGCTGGAGATCCAAACAACATCAATTTACAACAAGGATGTGGTCAATGCAGTGAACTATGTTTTGGAAAAAAACACCGAGCTTATCCTGACTGCGGATGCACTTACACGCGATTTGGAGATATTGAGCAGGGACTATAATCGACACCAAGAGATTGCGCTTGAATTACGAGAGACAGCAAAGACAATAGGGCAAAATGCATTACTAGTGTCGCTTGGCCAGGAAGATGAGGCAAAGCAAAGCCTGCACAAATCCAGAACTACATTTGATGCTGGAATGAGAAAACTATTGCAATTACCATTGGACGGCCTGGACTTGAGTGGCACAAACATCAAACCAGAAAATCTTGTACCAATACCTAGAGAAAACTCACAATCACTTGATGAGTTGGATTTACTATGGGAGGCAGTTGGACTGCGAGTCAAGACAATAGAGACAAAATCATTATACTCCAATGAACTGGACAATCCAGTTTCACGAATAAACAGCCAAAGACAATCCCTGATAGATTCGATTGATGTAATGCTCGACATGTGGAATACGGACAGACTTGAACAGCGAGACCAAGGACAGATAATCACACTGGTAGTAATTGGAGTAGATATCGCCATATTTGTTATCGTACTATATACGATCAGAAGATCACTAAGCCCGCTGCAAAAGATCACAGGTGCGCTGTCTCGTGTCAGAGAGGGAACATATGGTGAGAAAATCGAATATTCTGCCAAAGACGAAATTGGTGAGCTTGCATCTAGCTTCAACACAATGTCAGAGACAATTCACCTAAAGGAAGAAGAGGCAAAAAAGATGGACACTGCAAAAGACGAGTTCCTTGCCATGATCACGCACGAGCTCAAAACGCCACTAGTTCCAATCCGAGGGTATGCGGACATTTTGCTCAGCGGGCATTTAGGAGACATGACAGAAAAGCAAAAGGAACGAGTATCCATCATAAAGTCAAGCGCCGCGTCATTGTTGCAGTTGATCTCAGACTTGCTTGATGTACAAAAACTAGAGCTAGGCCAGCTAAAGATGAAAAAAGAGGACACCGACATTCGCGATACCGTAACAAAATCAATTCAAACACTACAGCCGCAGGCGGAGGAAGAGAAAATTTCCATAATAAATGAAATTGGCACAAGCATCATACCGCATGATTCTGATAGAATAATCCAAGTTTTAACAAATTTAATAAAAAATAGCCTCAAGGCAGTAAAACCAGAGACTGGGATCATCCGACTATCATCTGAGGAAACTCGGGATGAGCTGAAAATATCAGTGAGTGATAATGGATCAGGCATACCATACGAAAGACAAGATAAGTTGTTTACAAAATTCTACCAAGCAGATGCATCATTAACCCGGGAAAAAGGCGGCAGTGGGCTTGGTTTGTCAATCTGCAAGGGGATCATAGAGGCTCATGGTGGAAAAATTAGCCTGCTGAGCGCTCCAAATTCTGGAACCACTGTGACATTTTCATTACCCTTAGGGCACAAGACCGCAGTATGA
- a CDS encoding DUF192 domain-containing protein — MATRAQVLIPIIIAAAIIGVVGMLSLPKDIKLEQSEFPRGIVKIDDVTLQVQIADTKPLQTRGLMFQEKLPYDQGMLFVFEEEGVRSMWMLNMQFSLDVLWIDADGNVLHIEKDTQPCKSALETVGCTFTNGNDTAAKYVLEVTAGFVDKYNITQDSKLELISV; from the coding sequence GTGGCAACTCGAGCCCAAGTATTAATTCCAATCATTATAGCTGCGGCAATAATCGGCGTGGTCGGCATGCTATCACTTCCAAAGGATATCAAACTGGAGCAATCCGAATTCCCACGGGGAATCGTAAAGATTGATGATGTTACGCTTCAGGTCCAAATTGCTGACACAAAACCACTCCAAACAAGGGGCCTGATGTTCCAAGAAAAACTTCCATATGATCAAGGGATGTTGTTTGTCTTTGAGGAAGAAGGAGTCCGCTCAATGTGGATGCTAAACATGCAGTTCTCACTAGATGTGCTCTGGATTGATGCCGACGGAAACGTTTTGCACATAGAAAAGGACACTCAGCCCTGCAAGTCCGCACTTGAAACCGTGGGGTGCACTTTTACAAATGGTAATGACACTGCAGCAAAATATGTACTAGAGGTGACTGCAGGGTTTGTTGATAAATATAACATAACACAAGACTCCAAACTAGAATTGATATCAGTGTGA
- a CDS encoding uracil-DNA glycosylase — MTIEDIRESVKTCTKCELCKTRTNAVPGKGNPNAKIIFIGEAPGRTEDMQGEPFVGSAGKKLSDALAKNGIARDSIYITNVVKCRPPNNRVPTESERESCHQYLEAEINTIKPEIICILGNTASNSVLGQGEITKHRGKIIEKDGKKFFLTFHPAAIIYNQELAATFEKDIATLAKLASHG, encoded by the coding sequence ATGACCATAGAAGACATACGGGAATCAGTGAAAACATGTACAAAGTGTGAATTATGCAAGACTCGTACCAATGCAGTGCCAGGCAAAGGCAACCCAAATGCCAAGATAATCTTTATTGGCGAGGCGCCGGGCAGAACCGAAGACATGCAGGGTGAGCCATTTGTTGGCTCGGCTGGAAAGAAACTATCCGATGCGCTGGCAAAAAATGGCATTGCACGAGACTCCATATACATTACAAATGTGGTAAAGTGCCGTCCCCCAAACAACCGCGTCCCAACAGAGTCAGAACGAGAATCATGCCATCAATACTTAGAGGCGGAAATCAATACCATCAAGCCAGAGATAATCTGTATTTTGGGAAACACTGCCAGCAATTCTGTTTTGGGCCAAGGTGAAATTACAAAACATCGGGGAAAAATAATAGAAAAAGATGGCAAGAAATTCTTTTTGACGTTTCATCCTGCCGCAATAATATACAATCAGGAACTGGCCGCAACATTTGAAAAAGACATTGCAACTCTTGCAAAACTAGCAAGTCATGGATAG
- a CDS encoding metal-dependent transcriptional regulator: MKKKSEIRLESIKAAHKSSKSDLSRMEDYLEVISELVELKGYATTLDISRYMNVSAPSVTKMLKRLDENGYLKYEKYHGINLTPKGNSVADAVRQKHGILLEFFEILGIEHDTANQDAEGIEHHLNPKTIKQLRKFIAYLKSNQKLLDGFKNP; the protein is encoded by the coding sequence TTGAAGAAAAAGAGCGAGATACGATTAGAATCAATCAAAGCGGCACACAAGTCCTCCAAATCAGACCTATCCAGAATGGAAGACTATTTGGAGGTCATATCAGAACTAGTAGAGCTCAAAGGATATGCCACAACGCTGGACATTTCAAGATACATGAATGTGAGTGCACCAAGTGTTACCAAGATGCTCAAAAGACTAGACGAAAACGGCTACCTAAAATACGAAAAATACCATGGCATCAATCTCACTCCAAAAGGAAATAGCGTTGCAGACGCTGTTCGACAAAAGCACGGAATTTTGCTCGAGTTCTTTGAGATACTTGGAATAGAGCATGACACCGCAAACCAGGACGCAGAGGGAATTGAGCATCACCTAAACCCAAAAACAATAAAGCAGCTGCGAAAATTCATTGCATATCTGAAATCAAACCAAAAGCTTCTTGATGGTTTTAAAAATCCTTGA
- a CDS encoding YqaA family protein codes for MDLSVIFPFADEIGYVGLALVSFFGSLIPFVPLPSFIFLATMSAGEKFNIHYLALIAAITSTVAKQIIFLISYEGRRIINEKTRARMKPFERLVKRYGAAAAFVAAATPIPDDLIYVPLGLAKYNPVRFFIATLVGKIILCYVIVLIAHYFGMNYVDPFLEDIKDPTVIYVGFAAFVAIMVGSVFLVLRLNWERLLGRFAPWTIQKDDD; via the coding sequence TTGGATTTATCTGTAATCTTTCCATTTGCTGATGAAATAGGTTATGTCGGGTTGGCCTTGGTCAGCTTTTTTGGCTCACTGATTCCGTTTGTTCCATTGCCTTCATTCATCTTTTTGGCTACCATGTCGGCAGGCGAGAAATTCAACATTCACTATTTGGCGCTAATTGCGGCAATCACATCTACGGTAGCAAAGCAGATCATATTTCTAATATCATATGAGGGAAGGCGAATAATCAACGAAAAGACTCGAGCCAGAATGAAACCATTTGAGAGACTAGTAAAGCGATATGGCGCAGCGGCCGCATTTGTGGCAGCAGCTACTCCAATTCCGGATGATCTGATTTATGTTCCATTGGGGCTGGCAAAGTATAACCCAGTCAGATTTTTCATTGCCACCTTGGTAGGCAAGATAATTCTGTGCTATGTGATAGTGCTGATTGCGCATTATTTTGGAATGAACTATGTAGATCCGTTCTTGGAGGACATTAAAGATCCGACCGTGATTTATGTTGGATTTGCCGCATTTGTGGCAATAATGGTGGGCTCTGTGTTTTTGGTGTTGCGCCTAAACTGGGAGCGACTCTTGGGCAGGTTTGCCCCCTGGACTATACAAAAAGACGACGACTAG
- a CDS encoding Hpt domain-containing protein, giving the protein MSEEFLRIAKEEVSQDIAEIGNLLNHCSNDADITKHASDIEKHIHKIKGLAPMMGQEQIGNIATLLDKLLKVVLSGKTIPGTHHTLTQSYGFMKSAIDGNLTNYDILYLEITQSHKDLL; this is encoded by the coding sequence TTGTCAGAAGAATTCTTACGCATAGCAAAAGAGGAGGTTAGCCAAGATATTGCCGAGATTGGTAATCTGCTAAATCACTGTTCCAATGATGCAGACATTACAAAACATGCATCAGACATAGAAAAACACATCCACAAAATAAAGGGACTAGCACCAATGATGGGCCAAGAACAAATAGGAAATATAGCAACACTGCTTGATAAACTTCTCAAAGTCGTTTTGTCTGGAAAGACAATCCCTGGAACTCATCACACTCTTACCCAATCATATGGATTCATGAAAAGTGCAATTGATGGAAATCTAACAAATTACGATATACTGTACTTAGAAATCACGCAATCTCACAAGGATCTATTATAG
- a CDS encoding PINc/VapC family ATPase, which translates to MSKAVADTSVIISGYITKQIESKSLQNIDLIIPVAALDELQSQASQGREQGFVGLEEIKKIQKLCQQNNISVQFIGQRPNLEDIKLAKHGRIDAIIKDVAKQNNATLYTADYVQGLTAEAEGVLVVYQKSENFLPQNLEFLRFFDHTTMSVHLKENNPPLAKRGKPGAFELVKLEDAALSDEYLELISTQILEASKVSNAGTIEISKSGALVIQYADYRIAITRPPFSESHEITIVHPITKMSLDQYGLSEKLMTRLSEQADGIIISGSPGSGKSTLASSIANFYAAKGNIVKTFESPRDLQVDTGITQYTKLEGSFENSADILLLVRPDYTIFDEVRRQEDFRIFADLRLAGVGMVGVVHANMPLDAVQRFIGKIELGMIPSVIDTVVFVKNGMVSKIYDLELKVKVPSGMVEQDLARPVIEISDFESGLLEYEIYTFGEENVIVPVNESETQSGVHKLAAEKIRETMRRFDPNPKIEILSDNSVKVMVKKDSIPSLIGKGGSTISELEKILHVHIDVVEKESESHESHERSGGVRFDFSESTNSLMFDVDKRYNGALAEIYVNDRYVATARVARHGKIKISKRSDEGKALSRLASSKSDIEITIKDF; encoded by the coding sequence ATGTCAAAGGCAGTAGCAGATACCAGCGTGATAATTAGCGGCTATATAACAAAACAAATCGAATCAAAATCGTTACAAAACATTGACCTGATAATTCCAGTGGCAGCATTGGATGAGTTACAGTCCCAGGCATCACAAGGGCGAGAGCAAGGATTCGTTGGGCTGGAGGAGATAAAAAAAATACAAAAACTATGCCAGCAAAACAATATCTCGGTACAGTTCATCGGGCAGAGGCCAAATCTTGAGGACATTAAGCTAGCAAAGCATGGGAGAATTGATGCCATCATAAAAGACGTGGCAAAGCAGAACAATGCCACATTGTATACTGCAGATTATGTCCAAGGCCTAACTGCAGAGGCAGAAGGTGTCTTGGTAGTGTACCAAAAATCAGAAAATTTTTTACCGCAAAATCTCGAGTTTTTGAGATTCTTTGATCATACCACAATGAGTGTTCACCTAAAAGAGAATAATCCACCACTTGCAAAGCGTGGCAAGCCAGGCGCATTTGAGCTGGTAAAACTCGAAGATGCTGCACTGTCTGATGAATATTTGGAGCTAATCAGCACGCAAATTCTTGAGGCAAGCAAGGTATCAAATGCCGGAACAATAGAGATCTCCAAATCTGGCGCACTTGTCATACAGTATGCCGATTATCGCATAGCCATAACCAGGCCGCCATTTTCCGAATCCCATGAAATAACTATAGTGCACCCAATCACAAAGATGTCACTAGATCAGTATGGCCTGTCTGAGAAACTAATGACCAGACTATCCGAGCAGGCAGATGGAATAATAATATCTGGCTCTCCTGGCTCTGGCAAAAGTACGCTAGCGTCAAGCATTGCAAATTTTTATGCAGCCAAGGGAAACATTGTCAAGACATTCGAGTCGCCAAGGGATTTGCAAGTTGATACGGGAATCACCCAATACACAAAACTGGAGGGAAGCTTTGAAAATTCGGCAGACATTTTACTATTGGTAAGGCCAGACTATACAATATTTGATGAGGTTCGACGACAGGAAGATTTTAGGATATTTGCAGATTTGAGATTGGCAGGGGTGGGCATGGTGGGTGTGGTACATGCAAACATGCCACTTGATGCAGTGCAGAGATTCATTGGAAAAATAGAACTTGGTATGATACCGAGTGTGATTGATACCGTTGTATTTGTCAAAAATGGCATGGTCTCAAAAATCTATGATCTTGAGCTCAAAGTCAAGGTCCCATCTGGAATGGTAGAGCAGGACTTGGCAAGACCTGTAATTGAGATCTCGGATTTTGAATCCGGATTGTTAGAATATGAAATCTATACCTTTGGTGAGGAAAATGTAATTGTTCCAGTAAATGAGTCTGAAACCCAGTCTGGCGTTCACAAGCTAGCCGCGGAAAAAATTCGAGAAACAATGAGGCGCTTTGATCCAAACCCCAAAATCGAGATTCTATCGGACAATAGCGTCAAGGTAATGGTCAAAAAGGATTCCATACCATCATTGATAGGAAAAGGAGGCTCTACTATCAGTGAGCTTGAAAAAATCCTACACGTGCATATTGATGTAGTGGAAAAAGAATCCGAATCACACGAGTCACATGAACGCTCTGGCGGTGTGCGCTTTGATTTTTCCGAGTCAACTAATTCTTTGATGTTTGATGTAGACAAGCGTTACAATGGAGCCCTGGCAGAAATCTACGTAAATGATAGGTATGTTGCTACGGCACGGGTTGCAAGGCACGGCAAGATCAAAATATCTAAACGATCAGATGAAGGAAAAGCGCTATCAAGACTGGCCTCATCAAAGAGCGATATTGAGATAACGATCAAGGATTTTTAA
- a CDS encoding response regulator, translating to MSSIEEKDVLIIEDSPAVGILLKEFLNKLGLKRIHHCQNGKTGIESFKELVEAGKVPLVFLDYNLPDMTGYSIMTQMLTLRPDVKVIIETAREKSEDSIKDVIAQGAYQYLPKPIRLENIRQIIETLKTEETQGLDENSEQMLENLMTNSTQISLLRIQQQLGKEELEIIPQIKRLVSNKKAIQIDDIKEIACPRCSSVRVAQTFHCPKCKGTNFKQEKIIEHYKCGNVTSAASYIEDKCPKCHQDIKVFGVDYRVQENMYTCNDCAEVFGEILLDYLCLRCNDKFKLENAKLLTSKGFSWLK from the coding sequence TTGTCAAGCATTGAAGAAAAAGATGTACTGATAATAGAAGACAGTCCGGCAGTGGGCATTTTGCTCAAGGAATTTCTAAACAAGCTTGGACTCAAAAGAATTCACCACTGTCAAAATGGCAAAACCGGAATAGAATCATTTAAGGAACTAGTTGAGGCAGGTAAGGTCCCACTTGTGTTTTTGGATTACAATCTGCCAGACATGACAGGGTATTCAATCATGACTCAAATGCTTACTCTGCGTCCAGATGTCAAAGTCATAATTGAGACAGCCAGGGAAAAAAGCGAGGACTCGATCAAAGACGTGATTGCCCAAGGTGCATACCAATATCTCCCAAAACCAATCAGACTAGAGAACATCAGACAGATAATTGAGACACTGAAAACCGAGGAAACTCAAGGACTGGATGAGAACTCGGAGCAAATGCTTGAGAACCTAATGACGAACTCTACTCAGATTTCCCTATTAAGAATACAACAGCAACTAGGCAAGGAAGAATTAGAGATCATACCACAAATAAAACGACTCGTATCAAACAAAAAAGCAATACAAATTGACGACATAAAGGAAATCGCATGTCCTAGGTGCAGCTCAGTTAGAGTGGCCCAGACATTTCATTGCCCAAAGTGCAAGGGAACGAATTTCAAGCAGGAAAAAATAATAGAGCACTATAAATGCGGAAATGTCACATCTGCGGCATCATATATTGAGGACAAGTGTCCAAAATGCCACCAAGACATCAAGGTCTTTGGTGTGGATTATAGAGTACAAGAAAACATGTACACCTGCAATGACTGCGCTGAGGTCTTTGGTGAGATTCTTTTGGATTATCTGTGCCTTAGATGTAATGATAAATTCAAGTTGGAAAACGCCAAACTGCTAACCAGTAAGGGATTTAGCTGGCTAAAATAA
- a CDS encoding TldD/PmbA family protein, with translation MFDGQKAIRIAQKHGAAYCDIRIENITKNGITIENGIIEQSTIIQDSGIGIRVLYDGAWGFFSTSHSDKIEDGIISAIKAAKSIQKKAKIALSDISVQQKTINYPIQKEIDVSEMTKISQDLDKTIRQNPKISKSLVSGIITLTGKYFESSEGAKITQNYTDSTIDMVATAHQYGMTQSINITEGGRGGLEKLANVFDVASEISDNTASLLDAKQPKEEKAALVMNPDFVALLTHEILGHPSEADRVLGKEMAWAGGAWWAGMLGQKVGSQSLNVIDDPTIPGSLGWYEFDDEGVKSQKKKLVEDGILVNHMHSRETASMFGVEPNSSMRATSYGFMPLIRMACTCIEAGNWDPQEIIKDTKHGYYISNMKVPSIDMKRHNWSISAQYAHKIENGEIGELLRDVIIVGTAPEFFSSIDACGNDFTVRPITNCGKGDPMQQMKMGNGGPTIRGVATIRGIS, from the coding sequence ATGTTTGATGGGCAAAAAGCAATTAGAATTGCTCAAAAACATGGCGCCGCATATTGTGACATAAGAATTGAAAATATAACAAAAAATGGAATCACAATAGAAAACGGCATCATAGAGCAATCCACTATCATTCAGGATAGTGGAATTGGAATCAGGGTTTTGTATGATGGGGCTTGGGGGTTTTTCTCTACTAGTCATAGTGATAAAATTGAGGACGGCATCATATCAGCAATAAAGGCTGCAAAATCCATTCAGAAAAAGGCCAAGATAGCATTATCCGATATTTCAGTTCAGCAAAAAACAATCAACTATCCAATACAAAAAGAAATTGATGTTTCTGAGATGACCAAGATATCCCAGGATTTAGATAAAACAATACGGCAAAATCCCAAAATATCAAAAAGTTTGGTTTCTGGAATAATTACTCTGACTGGGAAATATTTTGAGAGTAGTGAAGGCGCCAAGATAACACAAAACTATACTGACAGCACAATAGACATGGTTGCAACCGCCCATCAGTATGGTATGACTCAATCCATCAACATTACTGAAGGCGGGCGTGGGGGATTGGAAAAGCTAGCCAATGTCTTTGATGTGGCAAGTGAAATCTCTGATAATACCGCATCATTATTGGATGCAAAGCAGCCAAAAGAGGAAAAAGCAGCACTTGTGATGAATCCAGACTTTGTGGCATTATTGACTCATGAAATACTAGGCCATCCATCGGAAGCAGACAGGGTGTTGGGAAAAGAAATGGCCTGGGCGGGCGGAGCATGGTGGGCAGGAATGCTTGGACAAAAGGTAGGCTCACAATCGCTAAACGTAATTGATGATCCCACCATTCCAGGCAGTCTTGGTTGGTACGAGTTTGATGATGAGGGAGTTAAATCGCAAAAGAAAAAACTGGTCGAAGATGGAATTCTAGTCAACCACATGCATAGCAGAGAGACTGCCAGTATGTTTGGAGTAGAGCCAAATTCCAGCATGAGGGCAACATCATACGGGTTCATGCCACTAATCAGAATGGCATGCACATGCATTGAGGCAGGCAACTGGGATCCTCAGGAGATCATCAAAGACACAAAACATGGATACTATATCTCAAACATGAAGGTGCCATCAATTGACATGAAACGCCACAACTGGAGCATCTCTGCTCAATATGCACACAAAATAGAAAATGGTGAAATTGGCGAATTACTTCGCGATGTCATTATTGTTGGCACAGCGCCAGAGTTTTTCTCATCAATTGATGCATGTGGCAATGATTTTACGGTCAGGCCAATCACAAACTGTGGCAAAGGAGACCCAATGCAACAAATGAAGATGGGAAACGGCGGCCCTACCATTAGAGGGGTGGCAACCATACGGGGAATATCATGA